Within Nocardioides rotundus, the genomic segment ATGGATCGCACCCGCGCCGACCGCTGCCCCGGCGTGTTCCGCCCGTGGCCGGCCGACGACGGCGCGCTGGTGCGGCTGCGGACCCCGGGCGGCCGGCTCACGCGCGACCGGCTGGGCGGGCTGCTCGCCGCGGCAAGGGAGTACGGCGACGGCCGGGTCCACCTGACCCGTCGCGCGAACCTGCAGCTGCGCGGCCTCCCCGGCGGCGAGGAGCTCCCCGACGAGGTGGTCGCCGCGATCCGGGCCACGGGCCTGCTCCCCCACCCCGGGCACGAGCTGGTCCGCAACATCCTCGCCTCCCCGCTGACCGGGCTGTCCGGTGGCCGGGTCGACCTGGGGCCGGTGGTCGCGGCCCTGGACGACGGGCTCTGCGCCGACCCCGCGCTCGCCCACCTGCCCGGCCGGTTCCTCTTCGTGCTCGACGACGGACGCGGCGACCTGGTCGACCGGCCGCTGGACCTCGGCCTGGTCGCGGTCTCGGACGTCGAGGTCCAGCTGCGCCTGGGCACCGCGACCTGGGGCCCGGTGGTGCCACTGGCCGAGGCGGTCGACGAGCTCCTGACAGCGGCACGCGACTTCCTCGCCGCACGGGGCACCGGCCCGGACGCGCCGTGGCACGTCGACGAGCTCACCGACCCGCCGGTGGGGCAGGCCCGCGACGAGCGGACCCGGGTATCGGCCGGCCCGCCGCCGTTCGGCCGGGTCGCCGACGGGGTCCGCCATCTCGCCGTACCCGACGGCGTCCTCGAGACCGCCGACGGGCTGCCCGAGCGGCTGGTCGTGACCCCGTGGAAGTCGCTGATCGCGGTCGACCGCTAGCCTGCGCGCCATGCCGAGCACCCCGACGACGCCGACCCGGCCCACCCGCCGGTTCGAGTACGTCGACGACGGCGCCGCGATCTACCGCGCCTCGTTCGCCACGATCCGTGCGGAGTCCCGGCTGGACTCGCTGCCGGCGGACGCGGAGACGGTCGCGGTTCGGATGGTGCACGGGACCGGCCAGACCGACCTGGTCGACGACCTCCGGGTGCATCCCGCCCTGGTGTCCGCGGCCCGCTCGGCGCTGCGCGCCGGGGCGCCGATCCTCACCGATGCGCGGATGGTCGCCTCCGGCGTGACCCGGGCCCGGTTGCCTCGCGACAACGAGGTCCTGTGCGCGCTCGGCGACCCGCGACTGCCCGCGCTCGCCCGGGAGATGGGCACCACCCGATCGGCGGCCGCGCTCTCCCTGCTGGAGGACCGGTTGGAGGGGTCGGTGGTCGCGATCGGCAACGCGCCGACCGCCCTGTTCCACCTGCTGGAGATGCTGCTCGACGGCGCTCCCCGGCCGGCCGCGATCATCGGCTGCCCGGTGGGGTTCATCGGGGCGGCGGAGTCCAAGGACGCCCTGGTCGCCACGGATGTCGGTGTCCCCTGGCTGACCGTGCTGGGGCGCCGTGGGGGCTCGGCGATGACGGCCTCCGCGCTCAACGCGCTGGCCCGTGAGGAGGAGCTGTGACCGGTCATCTGTACGGCGTGGGGCTGGGCCCCGGGGACCCGGAGCTGATCACGCGCAAGGCCGCACGGCTGATCGAACAGGCCGACGTGGTCGCCTACCACGCCGGCGTCGGGAAGCAGTCGAACGCCCGCCGGATCGCGGCCGACCTGATCCCGGCCTCTGCGGTCGAGGAGGAGCTGCGCTACCCCGTCACAACGGGCACGACCGACCACCCGGGTGGGTACACCGGAGCGATGGCCGACTTCTACGCCGACTGCACCGACCGGCTCGCCGCCCACCTGGAGGCCGGCCGCGACGTCGTCGTCCTCGCCGAGGGCGACCCGCTGTTCTACGGGTCGTTCATGTACCTCCACGACCGGCTGGCCGACCGCTTCCCGACCGAGGTCGTCCCGGGGGTCCCGGCGTTCGCGGCCGCGACGGCGGTGCTGCACGCGCC encodes:
- a CDS encoding nitrite reductase, which gives rise to MDRTRADRCPGVFRPWPADDGALVRLRTPGGRLTRDRLGGLLAAAREYGDGRVHLTRRANLQLRGLPGGEELPDEVVAAIRATGLLPHPGHELVRNILASPLTGLSGGRVDLGPVVAALDDGLCADPALAHLPGRFLFVLDDGRGDLVDRPLDLGLVAVSDVEVQLRLGTATWGPVVPLAEAVDELLTAARDFLAARGTGPDAPWHVDELTDPPVGQARDERTRVSAGPPPFGRVADGVRHLAVPDGVLETADGLPERLVVTPWKSLIAVDR
- a CDS encoding precorrin-8X methylmutase, with the translated sequence MPSTPTTPTRPTRRFEYVDDGAAIYRASFATIRAESRLDSLPADAETVAVRMVHGTGQTDLVDDLRVHPALVSAARSALRAGAPILTDARMVASGVTRARLPRDNEVLCALGDPRLPALAREMGTTRSAAALSLLEDRLEGSVVAIGNAPTALFHLLEMLLDGAPRPAAIIGCPVGFIGAAESKDALVATDVGVPWLTVLGRRGGSAMTASALNALAREEEL